A region from the Acyrthosiphon pisum isolate AL4f chromosome A1, pea_aphid_22Mar2018_4r6ur, whole genome shotgun sequence genome encodes:
- the LOC100569225 gene encoding cuticle protein 12.5 has translation MKSYVAAVLLLALAVCAFAEETKPQQASPAKTTDKRSIYGLGYGYPAYHAPLSYPAAPLALPTSFVSPLKYHAPLSYPLSYHAPLSYHAPLPYHAPLSYHAPLSYHAPLPYHAPISYASPLSYHHAPIYKAPYYAPSIY, from the exons ATGAAATCT TACGTAGCTGCCGTTTTATTGTTGGCTCTTGCCGTCTGCGCATTCGCCGAAGAGACCAAGCCGCAACAAGCGTCTCCTGCCAAGACAACTGACAAGCGCAGCATCTACGGACTGGGCTATGGCTACCCCGCGTACCACGCACCACTCTCCTACCCGGCTGCCCCATTGGCTCTGCCCACGTCCTTCGTCTCGCCACTGAAATACCACGCACCACTGTCCTACCCTCTGTCTTACCACGCTCCCCTCTCTTACCACGCTCCCCTCCCCTACCACGCTCCTCTCTCCTACCACGCACCCCTCTCCTACCACGCACCCCTCCCATATCACGCTCCCATCTCTTACGCATCCCCTCTGTCCTACCACCATGCACCAATCT